A region from the Dermacentor andersoni chromosome 11, qqDerAnde1_hic_scaffold, whole genome shotgun sequence genome encodes:
- the Snm1 gene encoding protein artemis: MLQAVFALLGNMSTFGGTLVEYERLSIDRFDGHNVNSTAFLLSHCHRDHMQGIDGGAFRKRLRSRGDLKLYASAVSCRLLLNELKYAWLRRRLTALPLDAPTTLTVPADGAGSYTVVVTAIPANHCAGSVMFLLEGERGTVLYTGDFRLDVGSASNLASLHCDAGRLKPIDAAYVDTTLCRPDAAYVPTRQDSERALVDFFEPKFRVGGALRLALPGAKLGYETLFTSLALAFGMKVHVSRGQMSRYAGIVDVVESLTLDAETTRIHADCKCDVGPNCVTVKPSAMWFAHRVAPSRLIERVADGVHRLCYSTHASLAEVRDFVRYLQPRTVRANVCLRGVDVATLLGVARGSRAQEPAWNFWGPDDDEPSGTTDAADTATVLSRWPRTAVRPAPYPVSSMIDALL, encoded by the coding sequence ATGCTGCAGGCGGTGTTTGCCCTGCTAGGAAACATGAGCACGTTTGGTGGGACGTTGGTGGAATACGAACGACTGTCCATCGATCGTTTCGATGGACACAACGTCAACTCGACCGCCTTCTTGCTGTCACACTGCCACCGCGATCACATGCAGGGTATTGACGGCGGCGCGTTCCGAAAACGACTGCGGAGCAGAGGCGATCTGAAGCTGTACGCGTCCGCGGTGTCGTGTCGACTGCTGCTCAACGAACTCAAGTACGCCTGGCTACGCCGCCGGCTGACAGCGCTGCCGCTGGATGCACCTACGACGCTAACCGTGCCGGCCGACGGCGCGGGCAGCTACACAGTCGTCGTCACCGCCATTCCCGCAAATCACTGCGCCGGCTCTGTGATGTTCCTCCTGGAAGGCGAACGCGGGACCGTCCTCTACACGGGCGACTTCAGGCTCGACGTCGGCAGCGCATCGAACCTGGCGTCGCTCCACTGCGACGCCGGCCGCTTGAAGCCCATCGACGCGGCCTACGTTGACACGACGCTGTGTCGCCCCGACGCAGCCTACGTCCCCACCCGGCAAGACAGCGAGCGAGCCTTGGTGGATTTCTTTGAACCAAAGTTCAGGGTAGGCGGAGCCCTACGACTGGCGCTGCCCGGCGCTAAGCTGGGCTACGAGACGTTGTTCACGTCGCTCGCATTAGCGTTCGGCATGAAGGTTCATGTATCGAGGGGTCAGATGTCCCGCTACGCCGGTATCGTCGACGTGGTGGAATCTCTGACTCTTGATGCGGAGACGACCCGGATCCACGCCGACTGCAAGTGCGACGTGGGGCCAAACTGCGTGACGGTCAAGCCGTCGGCTATGTGGTTCGCTCATCGTGTGGCACCGAGTCGTCTGATCGAAAGAGTTGCCGACGGCGTCCATCGACTTTGTTACTCGACGCACGCGTCACTTGCCGAGGTGCGCGATTTCGTGCGCTATTTGCAGCCGCGTACGGTGCGGGCTAACGTTTGCCTGCGTGGTGTGGACGTCGCAACCCTCCTGGGTGTCGCCCGTGGCAGCCGAGCCCAAGAGCCCGCATGGAACTTCTGGGGCCCGGATGACGACGAACCTTCGGGAACCACGGACGCCGCAGATACGGCGACGGTGCTCAGTCGTTGGCCACGGACGGCTGTTCGACCAGCGCCGTATCCAGTGTCGAGTATGATCGATGCATTGCTGTAG